One Candidatus Methanoplasma cognatum DNA window includes the following coding sequences:
- a CDS encoding radical SAM protein, with product MTKMHYADYKTILSPNNGMNIYRGCTHGCIYCDSRSACYRMDHDFEDIEVKRNAPQILESQLKRKRNKCMIGTGAMCDPYIHLEEDLQMTRQCLSVIEKYGFGVSVLTKSSRILRDTDLLKSINEKAKCVVQVTLTTYDEELCRKIEPNVSTTFERFRVLKTMREAGIPTVVWLCPILPFINDSEENLRGLLDYCIEAKVRGILCFGFGVTLREGDREYFYHSIDRLFPGVKQKYIDRFGDSYVCNSPNNARLTDIFIDVCKEHNMLYKMDEVLEYLRRFETKSRQSSLSDHILGDPPSEHD from the coding sequence ATGACCAAAATGCACTACGCCGACTACAAAACGATCCTCTCCCCCAACAACGGGATGAATATATACAGGGGATGCACACACGGCTGCATATACTGCGACAGCCGCAGCGCCTGCTACCGCATGGATCATGATTTTGAGGACATAGAGGTAAAGCGCAACGCCCCGCAGATCCTCGAATCCCAATTGAAAAGGAAAAGGAACAAATGCATGATCGGCACGGGAGCGATGTGCGACCCGTACATCCATCTGGAGGAAGATCTGCAGATGACCAGACAATGCCTTTCCGTGATCGAGAAATATGGTTTCGGCGTCTCCGTCTTAACGAAATCCTCCCGCATACTGCGCGACACGGACCTCCTGAAATCGATCAACGAGAAGGCCAAATGCGTGGTGCAGGTCACCCTTACAACATACGACGAGGAATTATGCCGAAAGATAGAACCCAACGTTTCCACAACCTTTGAACGCTTCCGAGTCTTAAAAACTATGAGAGAAGCCGGAATACCTACAGTTGTCTGGCTATGTCCCATACTTCCGTTCATAAATGACTCTGAGGAGAACCTTCGGGGGCTGCTCGATTACTGTATTGAAGCAAAGGTCCGCGGAATATTGTGTTTCGGTTTCGGCGTGACATTGAGAGAGGGCGACAGAGAATACTTCTATCATTCGATCGACAGACTCTTCCCCGGCGTGAAGCAGAAGTACATTGATCGTTTCGGGGATTCGTACGTTTGCAACAGCCCCAACAACGCCCGGCTGACGGATATCTTTATAGACGTCTGCAAAGAGCACAATATGCTCTATAAAATGGACGAGGTGCTCGAATATCTGCGAAGATTTGAAACGAAAAGCAGGCAATCGTCCTTATCCGATCACATACTCGGCGATCCGCCCTCCGAGCACGATTGA